The Scleropages formosus chromosome 15, fSclFor1.1, whole genome shotgun sequence genomic sequence TGAAACTTGATATGGGTTCTTCCACACAGCCATTTGTCACAAACAGCAGTGCAAACAATGCAACTGAATTGCCACCCACTGACTCAATATTGGGTACCACTTGCCCAAGATAGGGCTgcaatggtctggagcctgtcctagGAATGCGGAATGCAAGGCTGAGCAGGTTAAACTGTTGGAAATGCCAGTCCTTTGCATATGGTTCTCTAATTTGTgtctgagggcagcaggtggtatagtgctTAGAGCTTCCTGTTAGGACTCAGAGCACCTAAACCCCACCTTACACTGTAATAACCCTGAGCAACCTAATTAACCCAAATTATTCCTGTAACATTGTCCAGGTCTTTCAATTGGAAAATAacagtaacttaacactgtcatctgctttggagaagagtgtcagctaaatgcataaaagtaaatgtgtgaCTTACCTGTAAATGACTTTTGATGTCAAACACCTATGCAATTCACACGAAAACTGCACCGGTGTTAGTCCTCATGTAAAATTCAGTGCTTTTCCACCAAAAGCCTTAGCTTTGATCCTGGCCTTTGAATTTCAATTTTTGTCCCCCACCCCAAATGTGAACTGTTTAGTTTTTCAGACTGGCACACTGGAGGTAgttagtgtatatatatatggccTTGATGGCTTATGAAGTATCAACTCTAGGTTCACTTTATCACTACTCCACTTGGCCTTTGCACATCAAGACTGTCTCCCCTTGGAGTAATTACTGCTCTGCCACTTCAGGCAATAAGAATCCAATGAAAACTAAGCACCCCTGTTGTCCATAAATGTCCATAAATTTGGTGAAAATATTACGTTAAATTTATTTCCGTGGAACTTCAATACTTTGATATGTTTGTCAGgcagtaatatatttaaattaagccTGTGTTTCACAGACACACTGAAGATTGAGAACCTCTGGTTTGTTGTGTCTTTTGTCATTATGACACCCTTATGCTGCCGTTATGGCTGTACTCCTTTCTGGTGTTTACTATTTTGTTGGCATTTTAAATCCTCAAATGAACAGGTTCTTCGGGCTGTTAACTTTTGTTTAAAATCTCCTTTCTACATCAGCTTGCGCTGCATGATGTGCAGCCTCAACAGTATGTAGAGATAAGGGCAATGTAAATGCTGtcatttaatgaataaatggcaTGAGCAGAAGCGGTGCGTTGTGCTGATGTGCTCTGGGGCTTTGCTGCGGTGCCATCACACGTACACCCTATTCCATTTGAGTGTGACTTGTTCTCTATTGTTTGTATTCATCCTTCTACTGGGTGTTGGTTAATTACTTTGCCTTGTTTGCTCACCCCCTGTTCATGACAGACCACTGTCTGGTGCCCAAGAAAGTGGGCATGTGTCGCGGCTCTTTCCCCCGCTGGCACTACAATGCGGCCACAAACGGCTGTGAGCCGTTCACCTTCGGGGGCTGCAAgggaaacaacaacaactatcTGACACAGGCGGAGTGCACCAAGGCCTGCCAGGGCATGTCTGGTAGGCCTCTTCCTTAAAAAGAGACAGTGCTTAATGGGGGGTACAAGTGCAATGTGGTATTTCActctttttgcttttcttctctcaTTGCAGCCACTTCACCCTCGGGAAGGATGGGAATTGTTCTTGTGCCAACAGGTGAGGTCAGCTGTGGCCGTGTTTGTCCTTTCACATCTGACAATGCGCATTAAGAGCACTCATCACTAATTATGGATTGTCTCAAGTTTCATAAATatcttggtaattttttttatgtttaagtGATGTGGCTGACTGATACAGTGTAAACTTAAGTTTTATGTGAACACTGAAGGCAATGGTTGTGTATCCATATACCCGCTGCTTATCAGAGATCTGTGGGAGCCCCTGCACCGCTGATCAGTTCACTTGCGCCAACGGCTGCTGCTTGGACAAGGGTGGGGAGTGCGACATGACTACTCAGTGCAGCGATGGCTCCGACGAGCGGTCCTGCAACAACTGTGAGGGTTACACCTGTCATACCCCCATTTCCCACAGTTTACCACTCACCTAGGTAGGAGACTACCTCTGCTGATGGTTTAGTTTGAGAAGTATtctatttaaccattttttccctttgctaGTGGATAAGCAGTTCAAAGTTCTTCTTCAAATCCCTGTTAATGAACAGAAAGGTGAGTTTACCCCAGTGACCATGGCAGGTCAATGTGCCAAAGTCAGCCCCAGCGAAAAGAGTCTTTATAACCTCCTGCCCTTCATCTTCTTAGTTCGCTGTACAGACCCCCCAAGAACAGGACCCTGTCGTGCCAGCTTTACCCACTGGTACTATGACCCACTCTCCCGAAAGTGCTTAAGGTTCAACTATGGCGGTTGTGAGGGGAATGACAACCGGTTTGAAGTTGAGGATGCCTGCATGAACACCTGCAGAACTGTAACATGTGAgttctgtttctttgtatttactGTGTGATTACTGTGTATTTACAGAAGAGCGAGAGGGAATGGCACAATTGGTAAACGACTCAGAATTCAGTCGCAATCCTCCAGCCTTAAAAGGTTCaagtttttgtgtgtgggggaggggaaatTGTAGAATAATCCAAACGTTGCTcatgggctgtgtgtgtgtcattttgtgtGCAGCGGAAGATGTCTTTGCAAGGGGAGCTTTTGAATACCAGGAATCTCAGCACAGCCAGTCAGGTAACTGAGTTTTGACTCAACTGGAATCGGTGTGGTTCTATGCTGTCAATTTGGCTCATTTATGCTCTGCAAATGTACACACATGATACATTTTTGCAAAcctgtttattctgaaattgacaATTCATTCTTgttttctgcgtgtgtgtgtgtgtgtgtgtgtgtgtgcgcgcgtgcgcgtggGCGTCTCGCTCAGGTACCATAGCCATTGCGGTACTGCTGGGCGTGGCCATCCTCATCATGCTGGCCATCCTGGGGTACTGTTTCTTGAAGGGCCGGAAGGACCAGTCACGACCCCAGCGTGTGGCTGCCAATGGAGGCCATACCTTTCCTGTGGAAGACACGGAACGCTTGGTCTACAACAGCACCACCAAGCCCATCTGAGCTGGCACTGCCCCCTGCTGACACAGGCCTGACATTGCAGCAAACTATACCTTCAGAAAGTGAGAGACTTGTGCATGTTCACAGACAAATACAAACAAGATGCATGTGTCACCTTTGTGTCTGCTTAAAAACACATAGGGTAGGGAGGCTTTTGTGTCACACATACTTATATTTGGACCCTTCAGAGCTGAAGCTGCCTCTCTATTCCTTGATCATGGAGAAAGGTAGCAGCAGGACTTCCACATGCAAAGAAACATGAAGCTTTTTTTCTCCCAGACTTTTCTGATTTCTAGCCTCTACATTTAGCACAGAAGCCTTACTATTAGGCTGCAAGTGGCTCAGGGTAATCTCTTCTCGGGGGTGAAATAGTCTGAGTAAAAACCCTCAGGTGGTTCTGTCCTTCCTTGTCTGACCAGCAGACTTTAGAATCTGAAtgcaaaacatttccatttgaaaATCTAGACCTACCAGTTTTTTAATcccttttattgttttctttagccatttatgattttattaaacattttacaacaTGTTGCTTGGAcattaattttccaaaaattcacttgtcattagtcaactgtaaTTGGGTTTGTTTACTGCAAAACAGGCTTTCTTAATCACTAGTTATTCATAGTGAGTGGAAGACAGAACATGGGAATGGCCTTTGGTGgttatttatacagtgtttaGAAAAATGACGGTACTTTTATGCCAAGTTGCTGCAAACCAGGATTTTATCAATACGTTTTGTATATAGTTTTTATACCTTTGTTCAGAAattgtcatatatatatatttcagagTGATAAATAAAAAGCCTGAGTACAATGTTTTTTCTGGTTTTAACTTTACTGAGATTGTTTGCATTAACTTTTAAAGTGAAAGATTAAAGACAATCTACTGCAGAAAGCTGATGCATTCTGTTCAAATCTTGGGAATTCAGTATTTTTGTGATGTCTGCCATATTCTGAGCTGTTTAACTTCACCAATGGAAAGTGGTggggtggcatgatggtgcagcaggcagctctggtgcctcacagcatctggccTATGCATTAacatgtgggtttgaatgtggtttggtctgtgtggagttgacaTCTTcttgtttgtgtggatttccacccacagtccaaaaatatgttaCAGGTTGACTGGCACCTGTAGTGTATGTTTACAGTGCTCTGTTCTGTGAATGGCTGAACTACTGTGGGGAGTCTCctgtactgtaagtcaccttgagcaATGATGTCAGTTAAATGTTAATCATTGTGTTTCTTTAGAGAATGGTGTGGTAAATGTAATTGAACAGTACTTTACCTTCCCACACCCAAAAGTACAAGTGAGGGAGATTGGGTGGTCAGTTCCATGATGACACCAGCAGGAGGAAGCATTTCTCGCATTGCAGAGTGCCTTTACAACCTGCAGGTACAGCCTAAGGCGGAAACCCACAGGAAACACggagggaacatgcaaactgtgcacagactgagccagattcaaacccatgctcGAAGTGCCCAGGCGCTGTGGGGGAGCTGCACTAGTGTGCCaccaaaatgcaattaaaaataaatgaattggtGTTTCAGTGCATCTAGCTCAGATGTTTGTAACGTAAGGAACCAGTATTGTTGGTAAGCACAGAAAAATGTTCTCTGGATTTGGAGGGTTCATGTGTCTCAAAGTATGATGCAATTTCAAGGGACTGTGCTTTGGTGGAACTTGTTTTGAGTTCACAATAACTTAGTTTTCAGCATGTACCGCGGAAAGATGATATAGCCTAACTTGAATGGGCTTGTTTTATCAACTGTTTACCGGCCCCATAAAAAGGAAACCTTGGCCATGATCACAGCAATATGTGAGTGACGGTGAACCATTGTATCTTTAAAACTTGTTTGCATTATACCTGTCTAGCATTATCCGCGCATCTGACCTGCACACAGCTTTCAATACAAAAACTTGAGCAGCATTGGCTTTTCTATTGTCTCAACTGTGTTGCCTGTTTTATCTGAAAGCTATGCAGCTTGGCTGTTCACAGATAATGTCAAAACAATCAGAAGATGAGCTTGGTTTAACATGAACATCGAATTAGGCATTTGAGTGCTCAAATTCCACTATTATGCGCCAAATTAAATggcaattttctttttaattttggagATACTGCCATCAAGAATAAATTAGAACGTTATTCACGTTCAGGGCAATTGTGTCCAGAACTGgcaaagtaaataaagcaaagatTCCCCTTTTAATTTCTTACAGTTCTACCACATTTGACAGACATGAGTCTTGAGAAGGCAGCAGCTAATTCAAGAGCAGTTAGGTAGCAGGGTGGGCTTTTTCATAAACAATCCTCTTTTCATTCAGACAAGTATATCAAAAGTATCTAATGAAAAGAACATCTTCCAGTGCAAGTTTGATctgaaatattaagaaattatttttccccactATTATCAATCCATCCTAGGGCACCATCTGCCAGTACTTCCCTGGCTGCTCTAGGCACAAAGAGTGTAAGATCGATCATTGCTAAAATGCCAAAGAGAGCAACCACTTTATCTAAAGACTCAGAGCTACATAGCAGACACTTgggttctccaaagcaacttccaatgaactttatgtagtgttatgaacccacacaccttattcaccaaggtgacttacactgctagatacactacttacaaggggtaactcatccatacatcagtgaaacacactctctgctactcacacactatggggaacctgaagaggatgtctttgaattgtgggaggaaatccacacagacaaacttcacacagacagagtggggattgaacccatatcctcttgcaccacctagccactgtgagacagcagtgctgctcactgtgccaccatgccaactTGTTTCTCTTTAGCATCTGGAAGTCAAGCCTGGAACCTGATTGTCTATCATTATAAACCACAGAATGTGTGTTAAACTGCAGTTGTTAATGAACATATAATCTGTATGAACACAAGTGAGATATTGAAATAGTTGCTCAGTCATTTGTACAAAATAATATAGTTTTAACTCAGGGTTTGGTCTTTCGcaatctattctgcaaactctCCTCCACACAAAAAGTGAGTTATCGCTGGATTTTCCCGGACATTTCTGATCGTTGTCTGAGACTGAAAACATTCCTGAGTATCACCAAGAGCTTCGGTGGAGGAATATGTCTGGAAAAATTATCACCGCTGACAATTAAATGCACAGCCATGACGTGTGTAGATATTCCATAATGCCATAGATTTTTGTTATTTCCCAATCTCTCCTCTTGCATAATGCGTCATTGGTGTTTTATGAAAAGAGGGGTGTGTCAGCTGTTCCCTCAAtcttttcacagtgttttaaaTGGCTCTGAATACTGAGGAAGACATTTTGGAGTGTAAAGTGGAATTTTACAGGTATAAACTTGTCATATGAGCCTGTTTTTTTAGTGCCTCAGAAGCCATCCTTGTCATGTATGTCCGTgtcattgtacatttattacCCTGCAGCACTGTGTGCCAGCGATACTGCTTGTCTGGGAGAGTTTGTACACAGAAACTGGGACCGATCCTGTCCCCATCAGTTAGTTGCCATTGCCATTATGGCAAAGTTTAAGGGCAGACACACCTTTTTCCATAAAATCCATGGGTgtaacaaagaagaaaaaatattttctttctaattttttttggcaaatgaaCTGGACTTGCACAATTTCCTAAAGGGTATGTGATCTGTTCAACTGATTACTGTATGTACTAATTTTTCTTTATCCATTTTAAATagacaggtggcacagtgagtagcgctgctgtctctgtgcttgggtggtgtgagaggatgtttgttcaatccccactcagtctgtgtggagtttgtatgttctccctgtgtctctgtgggtttcctctgggtgctctggtttcctcccacagtctgaagacatgctgttcaggttcacccatagtgtgtgtgagtgacagagagagtgtgttccactgatgtatggatgagtgacccagtgtaagtagtgtatttagcactgaaagtcaccttggtgaataaggtgtgtgggctgataacactagagagtgttcattggaagaaagtgttggttaactgaataaatgtttatactgtctttttttttaaaagccaagACATTCACGTGAGTTAATTATTGCTTGCATCTGCAGTGCTCGGTATGTGGGGCTGGGGGTATTTACAGCCCACATATTTCATCCTGTGTTGAACATGACAACACCcattgtggaaagaaaccacAATGTCATCAataatttctttattctttattttactgAGTTAATCTATTTGCAACAATATCTGTACTTTGTAACATACACAGTGGAGATATGGGGTTAGTTAAGACTATAGAAACCTTAAACAGTAGGCCTCAGGTATACAGTAGTATGGCATTGATCTCAGAGACAAAGCAACCTTTTAACATCAGGCACCAGTGGAAGAAGCCCACTCTCTGTAGATAATGGACAGAAACTAAATCAGGCGGGTCTCATATTGATGAAGGCGTGTCCTGTCCCAGATCAGCCACAACAAGCCACAAAGCCATGCATCCCATATCCAGCcatatattgtttttaacatttgaGCAAGAACCTTATTTCATTAAACAGACTTACAGCTTCACTTTATATGGTATGGATAAGAGGAACAAGACATTATGGTTAGGGCTCCATTTGTCCATTCACAGGCAAAGCAAATCTTCACTATTGACATTCATGGACCTGTAAGTTACACATTAACCAGATGTTTACTTTAAAGGCAAAGTGGCTGATACTGCACGTGGCTTTCAGAGATGAAAGAATAGAAGATGTTAGAAAATGGTAAGTATGCAAAACACGTGGGGAGGAGGGTGAGCAAGCAGACAGGGctttacttttgaaaaatgcagagaaattcCTCCCTGAGCATCACGGACTTCCTGTGTGACGTAAACGTTTATCTCAAGAAATCCTGTTTTCCCTCAGATATTTACTTTGACACCAGGAGACCGTTTTCGAACTACGCGAGCCGCCTTCCGGCGTAACGTTCGCCAGAGCGCGCGAGCTCCAGCTATCTCGCGCCGTGCTCAGCTGGACACCACACGCATGCGCAGATCGAGCGGTTCGTTCGCCCTGCATTGGCGAAGCGGACTCCTGTCCATCCTGCTGTGGAGGCGGAATCGCAGAGGCGCTCGGAGCGGCGCAACGCCTCACTCGCCTGGGATGTGTGAGGactgcagctttcagtttcAAAGAAACTAACGtaacattacataaaataaaatatcgaATGTCTCCGAAGCCTGTGCAGTTCGCTTTTTTGATTTATAGGCAATAAGAAAGAGTAAACGCCGAAGAAGTGGGTAAGTGGAAAGTACATGATGATTTCCTTTTGACGAGCCGGCTTGAGTCTCAAGTCGAAGCAAGTTTTTCGTCAGTTCGCGCTTGATTCCtactttttctgcatttgatTTGTCTTTCAAGAACTCACAAAGGTATTCGCTGAATGGACTAAGTGGAGTGACTGcttgtttcctgtgtttgtatttaaaacAGTTTGTGACGAGGgccttgttttttgttgtggAACGTGTGTAACATCAATACAATGAATACTCAATTATTGAGTCAATACAGTAAGTCGTCGCTCCGCCGCGCGCTCTCTCTGTGACTCCCTGGAGTTTCATTAAAACGTTTCTAATTGATAAAAAGTGAACTTTTTCTTCGGATTTCCTCCAGcttgaagtgtgtgtgcgtgtctccGCAGTGGGACTCAcctggacacactgactgagcattACCACGGTTTACCACAATTTACCATGAATAAGCACTGTGACTTTTTCCTGAGACGAGCGTAGCTTCATGATCATGTCAGTAAAAGACAGAACAGCTGATAAAAGCCCGGAATTTtctatgaaataaattaataatacacCCTTTCTACCTCACATGTGGGCCTTATCATTAGTCACCCAGTGTGATTTTAGGGACAGTGGTTAAAAATTAACACCCTTTAATAAAGTGAGCCTCTTCATGCAAAGTGTGCAGAGAAATGCAAAAGTTGGGTGTGTAAGTATATGGATTCTGGCAAATGAGCGATGAACAGGTAgggagaacagcatctgctttTCCATGTGTTGTACTTCACCCAGAGGTCAGGGGTCACGGCCTGACTACAGTGTCCTCACCAGGGTGCTTCAGTTTTCCCTAGATGAAGAATTTTGGTACCTGCGTACCATTCGCATCTGTAGATACCAAAGCTGTGATGCTGCAGTTAT encodes the following:
- the spint1a gene encoding kunitz-type protease inhibitor 1a, whose protein sequence is MAWLVPKMPPFASALLLVFLLSLRCPRCLGQQCFDNFEKGEKDFVLDTDDSVKAGATFIASPSISSPDDCVHECCRVPNCNVALIEKHEAGGSSCFLFDCLYKQEYVCKFMRKVGFNTYILKSVYEANLKGSSTTHPDKPPIAKTGQDRVVQSQEELMLEGNESWDDHGIESYHWKLVSGNPSIVIDKTNLPDQVKVSNLTPGVYKFELTVVDSIGQSNSAVVKIIVLTLEQSQNHCLVPKKVGMCRGSFPRWHYNAATNGCEPFTFGGCKGNNNNYLTQAECTKACQGMSATSPSGRMGIVLVPTEICGSPCTADQFTCANGCCLDKGGECDMTTQCSDGSDERSCNNLDKQFKVLLQIPVNEQKVRCTDPPRTGPCRASFTHWYYDPLSRKCLRFNYGGCEGNDNRFEVEDACMNTCRTVTSEDVFARGAFEYQESQHSQSGTIAIAVLLGVAILIMLAILGYCFLKGRKDQSRPQRVAANGGHTFPVEDTERLVYNSTTKPI